A genomic stretch from Georgenia muralis includes:
- the pgsA gene encoding CDP-diacylglycerol--glycerol-3-phosphate 3-phosphatidyltransferase, producing the protein MTNPSATPAQPVPLWNIANVLTMLRIVLVPVFAWLFLLDGDAARLWATAVFAVAAATDKLDGHLARSRGLVTDFGKLADPIADKALVITALVLLSLDGLLPWWVTVVIVVRELGITALRSYLKRRDYVMAASRGGKLKTTLQVVFILMLLVPWHAFVPSGVADFIDLLAWIVVLATVAVTLLTGIDYVLKALQIVRGQERAGERDPSA; encoded by the coding sequence GTGACCAACCCTTCGGCGACGCCCGCCCAGCCCGTGCCGCTGTGGAACATCGCGAACGTGCTGACGATGCTCAGGATCGTCCTGGTGCCGGTCTTCGCGTGGCTGTTCCTCCTCGACGGTGACGCCGCCCGCCTCTGGGCGACTGCCGTCTTCGCCGTCGCGGCGGCCACCGACAAGCTCGACGGGCACCTGGCCCGCAGCCGCGGTCTCGTCACCGACTTCGGCAAGCTCGCCGACCCCATCGCCGACAAGGCGCTGGTGATCACGGCCCTGGTGCTGCTGTCCCTCGACGGGCTGCTGCCCTGGTGGGTGACGGTCGTCATCGTCGTGCGGGAGCTGGGGATCACCGCGCTGCGCTCGTACCTCAAGCGCCGCGACTACGTCATGGCCGCCTCGCGCGGGGGCAAGCTCAAGACCACCCTGCAGGTCGTCTTCATCCTCATGCTGCTGGTGCCGTGGCACGCGTTCGTGCCCAGCGGGGTCGCGGACTTCATCGACCTGCTCGCGTGGATCGTCGTGCTGGCGACCGTGGCCGTGACCCTGCTCACCGGGATCGACTACGTCCTCAAGGCACTGCAGATCGTCCGCGGCCAGGAGCGGGCCGGCGAGCGGGACCCCTCGGCCTGA
- a CDS encoding DNA-formamidopyrimidine glycosylase family protein encodes MPEGDIVVRVARRLDAALAGQVLARAELRWPDLGGVDLVGRRVLGHATAGKHLLTRLDDGRTLHTHLRMDGLWRIVRTGDLAAGRSRVDRSPRVRAVLGTPAWTALGIDLGLMNLVPTVEEHRVVGHLGPDVLGADLDVAAAGRRILDQGDRDVGEVLLDQRVVAGLGTIYMAESLWAHRVSPWAPAGDLGDTAAAVVATARALMLRSVTARTPRATDDPRRSTNVHGRDRRPCPRCGTPVALGEVGRAPTARRAFYCPHCQPVPVGRAATDAR; translated from the coding sequence GTGCCTGAGGGGGACATCGTGGTGCGGGTCGCCCGCCGCCTGGACGCCGCGCTCGCCGGCCAGGTCCTCGCTCGCGCCGAGCTGCGCTGGCCGGACCTCGGTGGGGTCGACCTCGTCGGGCGCCGGGTGCTGGGCCATGCCACGGCCGGCAAGCACCTGCTGACGCGGCTCGACGACGGCCGCACCCTCCACACGCACCTGCGCATGGACGGGCTGTGGCGGATCGTGCGCACCGGCGACCTCGCCGCCGGCAGGTCACGGGTGGACCGGTCGCCCCGCGTGCGGGCCGTGCTGGGCACCCCGGCCTGGACCGCGCTGGGCATCGACCTGGGCCTCATGAACCTCGTCCCCACGGTGGAGGAGCACCGGGTGGTGGGTCACCTCGGGCCGGACGTCCTCGGCGCGGACCTCGACGTCGCCGCGGCGGGGCGCCGGATCCTCGACCAGGGCGACCGCGACGTCGGCGAGGTCCTCCTCGACCAGCGCGTCGTCGCCGGCCTGGGGACGATCTACATGGCCGAGAGCCTCTGGGCGCACCGGGTCTCGCCGTGGGCGCCCGCCGGTGACCTCGGCGACACCGCGGCCGCGGTGGTCGCGACGGCCCGGGCCCTCATGCTGCGCTCGGTCACCGCGCGCACCCCGCGAGCCACCGACGACCCGCGCCGCAGCACCAACGTCCACGGCCGGGACCGGCGACCGTGCCCGCGCTGCGGGACCCCGGTCGCGCTGGGCGAGGTGGGACGGGCCCCGACGGCGCGACGGGCGTTCTACTGCCCGCACTGCCAGCCCGTTCCCGTCGGCCGGGCCGCCACCGACGCACGCTGA
- a CDS encoding MFS transporter produces MTLTPRSATRRFLLVSALRWLPVGLVIPVTVLLPLERGLSLTEVGTVAALQGAVVLALELPTGGLADSLGRRRVLLLAAFVGAVALGVLLAAETVAAFAVVWALQGVHRALDSGPLEAWYVDAVQAADPAAPIEKGLSAQGTVLGVAIAGGALAGGALVAWDPLPGVEALAVPVVAALTVQVLTVVGIAVALVEEPRGRVWRSLSATPRAVADGVRLLRGSAVLAALVAVELTWGFGLAALESLTPVRLAEVIGDTEAAAALTGPATSAAWLVSAAGAALLPALARRTGLAPAAALLRILQGIAVVGIGLVAGVAGIVAAYLVAYVAHGASNPAHMTLLHRQVGPGHRATVVSLNSMAAQPAGAVGILVLTAVADGTSLSLAMLIAAAALLLGAPLYVPAWRQARSSRRAAGA; encoded by the coding sequence ATGACCCTGACGCCCCGGTCGGCCACGCGCCGCTTCCTGCTCGTCAGCGCCCTGCGCTGGCTCCCCGTGGGGCTCGTCATCCCGGTCACCGTCCTGCTCCCCCTCGAGCGGGGACTGAGCCTGACCGAGGTGGGCACCGTGGCGGCCCTCCAGGGCGCCGTGGTCCTGGCGCTCGAGCTGCCCACCGGCGGGCTGGCCGACTCGCTCGGCCGCCGTCGGGTGCTCCTCCTGGCCGCGTTCGTGGGCGCCGTCGCCCTGGGGGTCCTCCTCGCCGCGGAGACGGTCGCGGCGTTCGCGGTGGTCTGGGCCCTCCAGGGTGTCCACCGGGCGCTCGACAGCGGCCCGCTCGAGGCCTGGTACGTCGACGCCGTCCAGGCCGCGGACCCGGCTGCGCCGATCGAGAAGGGTCTCAGCGCCCAGGGGACGGTGCTCGGCGTCGCGATCGCCGGCGGCGCCCTGGCGGGCGGCGCGCTGGTCGCCTGGGACCCGCTTCCCGGCGTCGAGGCTCTCGCGGTGCCGGTCGTGGCAGCGCTGACGGTCCAGGTCCTCACGGTGGTGGGCATCGCGGTGGCGCTGGTCGAGGAACCGCGTGGGCGGGTCTGGCGCTCGCTGTCGGCGACGCCGCGGGCCGTCGCCGACGGCGTCCGCCTCCTGCGCGGCTCCGCCGTGCTCGCGGCTCTCGTCGCCGTCGAGCTCACCTGGGGCTTCGGCCTCGCCGCGCTCGAGAGCCTCACGCCGGTCCGGCTCGCCGAGGTGATCGGCGACACCGAGGCGGCGGCCGCGCTGACCGGACCCGCGACGTCGGCCGCGTGGCTCGTCTCCGCGGCCGGCGCGGCACTCCTCCCGGCGCTCGCGCGGCGCACCGGGCTGGCACCGGCGGCCGCCCTGCTGCGGATCCTCCAGGGGATCGCCGTCGTCGGGATCGGGCTCGTCGCGGGCGTGGCCGGGATCGTCGCCGCGTACCTTGTGGCCTATGTGGCCCACGGCGCGTCCAACCCGGCGCACATGACCCTCCTGCACCGCCAGGTCGGCCCCGGGCACCGGGCCACCGTGGTGTCCCTGAACTCCATGGCCGCCCAGCCCGCGGGGGCCGTGGGCATCCTCGTGCTCACCGCGGTCGCCGACGGCACCTCGCTCTCGCTGGCGATGCTCATCGCCGCCGCCGCGCTGCTGCTGGGTGCGCCGCTGTACGTGCCGGCCTGGCGGCAGGCCCGGTCCTCGAGGCGGGCCGCCGGTGCCTGA
- a CDS encoding helix-turn-helix domain-containing protein, with the protein MILLRREIGDVLRDARQRQGRTLREVSSAARVSLGYLSEVERGQKEASSELLASICEALNVPMSFVLRAVSDRVAVSEGVNVPDTVPEELLRRESALQPIG; encoded by the coding sequence ATGATCCTGCTTCGACGCGAGATCGGTGACGTGCTGCGTGACGCGCGCCAGCGTCAGGGCCGCACCCTGCGTGAGGTCTCCTCCGCCGCGCGCGTGTCCCTCGGCTATCTCAGCGAGGTCGAGCGCGGCCAGAAGGAGGCCTCGTCCGAGCTGCTCGCATCCATCTGCGAGGCGCTCAACGTCCCCATGAGCTTCGTCCTCCGCGCGGTCTCGGACCGGGTCGCGGTCAGCGAGGGCGTCAACGTGCCGGACACCGTCCCCGAGGAGCTGCTCCGCCGGGAGAGCGCCCTGCAGCCGATCGGCTGA
- a CDS encoding CinA family protein — protein MRTRGPHARAPAGAGSTERLVRLLAGRGATLAVAESLTGGAVAARLVTVPGVSGVLRGAVVAYATDLKAELLGVDPVLLAVHGPVHPEVARQMARGVAARLGASHALATTGVAGPGPADGRAAGTVVVAVHGPSGERVRTLALAGTRSVVREAALRCALALLATELEGGRRGEQGAGSCR, from the coding sequence GTGCGCACCCGCGGCCCGCACGCGCGCGCTCCGGCCGGCGCGGGGAGCACCGAGCGGCTGGTCCGTCTCCTCGCGGGGCGCGGGGCCACCCTCGCCGTCGCCGAGTCCCTCACGGGCGGGGCGGTCGCCGCCCGGCTGGTGACGGTGCCCGGGGTCTCCGGCGTCCTGCGCGGCGCCGTCGTGGCCTACGCCACCGACCTCAAGGCCGAGCTCCTCGGGGTCGATCCCGTGCTCCTCGCCGTGCACGGTCCCGTCCACCCCGAGGTCGCCCGTCAGATGGCCCGCGGGGTCGCGGCGCGGCTCGGTGCCTCGCACGCGCTGGCGACCACGGGCGTCGCCGGCCCGGGACCCGCCGACGGCCGGGCTGCCGGGACGGTGGTCGTGGCGGTCCACGGTCCCTCCGGCGAGCGCGTGCGGACCCTTGCCCTGGCCGGCACGCGGTCCGTCGTCCGCGAGGCTGCTCTACGTTGCGCCCTGGCCCTGCTCGCCACGGAGCTCGAGGGCGGGCGGCGGGGGGAACAAGGAGCCGGGTCCTGCCGTTGA
- a CDS encoding CapA family protein has protein sequence MGFARHARQERPRRALPVAGALLGAGAVTAVLVATSALSGQQPDGAPPAPSSTAAATPSATPTVQGTAPAPAPTTAEPTTADPAVLTILSAGDVLPHAAVNRMAQRPDGTYDFAPLMAAARPWTEGADLALCSLEVPLAPPGEAVTAYPMFGAPSELVPGLESLGWDGCATATNHSMDRGTAGVFHTLDMLEAAGMGAVGTARTAEEAAEPQLYVLERAGREVVVAHLAATTLDNGLPAPPSSPWAVTTTAAGETGALVEQARAARAAGADLVVVSMHWGTEYVHAPIEEQLRIGDELAASGQVDLVLGNHSHVPQPLARLDGGPDGTGMWVAWSMGNFISNQDSACCTMETATGTMVTATVTAPPEGPARVTDLEWTAVTVDRAGGQRIHPLHELVAGSRPDGLSLAPETIAARAARVAEVMAEPERTDPPEPTGPEPEVLPR, from the coding sequence ATGGGGTTCGCCCGGCACGCCCGTCAGGAGCGGCCCCGTCGCGCCCTGCCGGTGGCCGGGGCGCTCCTCGGAGCCGGCGCCGTGACGGCGGTGCTGGTCGCGACCTCGGCCCTGAGCGGCCAGCAGCCCGACGGCGCGCCGCCGGCCCCGTCGTCCACCGCAGCGGCCACGCCGTCCGCGACACCGACCGTGCAGGGCACCGCCCCGGCCCCGGCGCCCACCACCGCGGAGCCCACCACCGCGGACCCGGCCGTCCTCACCATCCTCTCGGCCGGCGACGTCCTGCCCCACGCGGCCGTCAACCGCATGGCCCAGCGCCCCGACGGCACGTACGACTTCGCCCCGCTCATGGCCGCGGCGCGCCCGTGGACCGAGGGCGCCGACCTCGCGCTGTGCTCCCTCGAGGTCCCGCTGGCCCCACCGGGCGAGGCCGTCACGGCCTACCCGATGTTCGGCGCCCCGTCGGAGCTGGTCCCCGGCCTGGAGTCGCTGGGGTGGGACGGGTGCGCCACGGCGACCAACCACTCGATGGACCGGGGCACGGCCGGGGTCTTCCACACCCTCGACATGCTCGAGGCGGCGGGCATGGGGGCGGTCGGCACCGCGCGGACCGCCGAGGAGGCGGCCGAGCCCCAGCTCTACGTCCTCGAGCGGGCCGGCCGGGAGGTCGTGGTCGCCCACCTCGCCGCGACGACGCTCGACAACGGCCTGCCCGCGCCGCCGAGCTCGCCCTGGGCCGTCACGACCACGGCTGCCGGGGAGACCGGGGCGCTGGTGGAGCAGGCGCGGGCCGCCCGGGCCGCCGGCGCCGACCTCGTCGTGGTGAGCATGCACTGGGGCACGGAGTACGTCCACGCCCCCATCGAGGAGCAGCTGCGCATCGGCGACGAGCTCGCCGCGTCCGGGCAGGTCGACCTCGTCCTGGGCAACCACTCGCACGTCCCCCAGCCGCTGGCCCGGCTCGACGGCGGGCCGGACGGCACGGGCATGTGGGTCGCGTGGTCGATGGGCAACTTCATCTCCAACCAGGACAGCGCGTGCTGCACCATGGAGACGGCCACGGGCACCATGGTCACTGCGACGGTCACCGCGCCTCCGGAGGGCCCCGCCCGGGTCACCGACCTGGAGTGGACGGCCGTGACCGTCGACCGGGCCGGCGGCCAGCGCATCCACCCGCTCCACGAGCTGGTGGCCGGCTCCCGGCCCGACGGCCTGTCCCTCGCGCCGGAGACGATCGCGGCGCGGGCCGCCCGGGTCGCCGAGGTGATGGCCGAGCCCGAGCGGACCGACCCGCCCGAGCCGACGGGGCCCGAGCCCGAGGTCCTGCCCCGCTGA